The Chitiniphilus purpureus sequence GCTGAAACTCAAGCCCTGCTGGCCATCGTCGTTCGCTGCACCCTGGCGCTCGGCGTGCATGAACACCGCGCGGTTGGGCGTGAAGCTGGCCTCGAGAAAGTCCGTGACCTGGCAATCGATGTTGAGCCGGCTGCCGCAGCTCTTGCATTGATTGGTGGCCTTCTTGGCCGTGGGCGACACGTAGTAGCTGCTGCGGGTCACGGTGGGGCCGCCGCACTTGGGGCACAGGAACTGGGTGTTGCCGGTGTCTTTGGCGTTGGTCGCAGTCATGTTCATCCCCAATGGCCGCCGCGCGGGCGGTAGTTGCAGCACTGGCGGGCCA is a genomic window containing:
- a CDS encoding ogr/Delta-like zinc finger family protein, coding for MTATNAKDTGNTQFLCPKCGGPTVTRSSYYVSPTAKKATNQCKSCGSRLNIDCQVTDFLEASFTPNRAVFMHAERQGAANDDGQQGLSFSPSS